DNA sequence from the uncultured Ilyobacter sp. genome:
GCTTTTACAGTTTTCTCAAGAATAAGTTTCATTCCCTCTTTCAATTTAAACCCTCCCATTATTTTTAACTTTCCTAAGGAGTCTACTATGTTTTTTCCAATTTTGTCAAGTATTTTTTAACAGCTATTGTCTCTACACCCTTAAAATGTTATTATTAAAAAAAATAAAAGGGAGTGTGTTTATGAAATTATTTGTTATTTCTGATATTCACGGATCTTTGGAATATCTTGAAAAAGCCTTAGAAGCCTATGAGAGTGAAAAAGCAGATATGATTCTTATTTTAGGTGATATTCTTTATCATGGTCCTAGGAATCCCATTCCAGACTCTTATGATCCTCAGTCTGTTTCAAAACTTTTAAATACTCTGAAAAATAAAATTATTGCCGTAAGAGGGAATTGTGACAGTGAAGTTGATCAGATGCTTTTAGAATTTCCAATCATGTCTGATTTTTCAAATATCTTTTGGAACAACAGGCGTATATTCGCTACCCACGGCCACATCTACAACATGAAAAATATTCCAAATATATCCCATGGAGATATACTCATACATGGACACACCCATGTTCCTACAGCAGAAATTCAAAATGATATATTTATATTAAATCCAGGCTCCATAACTTTCCCAAAAGAAAATCATCCTAAATCATACGGTATATTTGAAGGAAACTCTTTCAAAGTAATCTCATTTGATAAAAAAATTATAAAAGAACTAATATTTTAAAATAGTCTCAAAAAAAAGTAGAGGTTAAACTCCTCTACTTTTTACGATCAACAAATTTTCTGTCTTTTAATATGTTGTAGCTTAGAAGTATCATAAATATGGCCATGGATTCTTCTACGCTTTTAAATATACCCTGTTTTTCCACTGCACGGTCGTGAAATCTAAATCCGAATTCCATTATTTTTAAAAGATACTTATCATCATCTTCATAAGGCGTAAAGATTAATAGAGCAGCTATATAAAGCACGATAATAAATAGGGAAACCACTAATAATATAATAATTGTAGCCATATCAATCCCCCCTTTTATTTTAGTGACACCTCTTAAACAAATTATACGGGAAAAAGTTTGTTTTCCTTTATTTTTGAACTATGCAGAGGAGTGTCCCATTTTCAAAGTTTACTTCTGCTATATTTTCTACTATGAGATTACTCATACAAATCGAGGATCCTCTTTTTAAGTTATATCTGTTAAGGGGAAATTTAAATCCTTTCAGTGTCAGCTCACTGACCTCATCTGAAAAAGGTATAAAGGATACCTCATTCCCCCTTTTATTTTCAAATTTAAAATGCCTGTCTATTGCAAATATCTCCTCTTTTTCAGATATAAATCTGATTTTTTTATATTTAAAGATTAAATTTAGATTTGTGAGAGTATGATCGGTCCTGCCTCCCATGGCTGCAAAAACAATTACCTCATCATAATTTTTAGAATCTAGATATTCTAGGATTAATTCTCCATCTGTAAAATCCTTATCTCTAGAGAATTTTTTTATAATAGTCCCGTTATTTTCATAGTATCTCAGTACATCTTTTGAAACAGAATCCATATCTCCCATTATTTCAATGGGTATCTTAGAGAGTCTGTATGTGTGCATAGCCCCGCCATCTGCACAATATATATCATCATCTTTTTTTATAAATTCTTTATAGAATTTCTCTTCTTCTGAAAGTTCTCCGTTAAAAAAAACAATCGCTCTACTCATAGGAATAGTATCAGTCATCATCTTCTGTTGTATCAACCTCTATAAAAACCGGAAGATGATCAGAAATACTTTTTCTCACCTCGCTATAATTTCCCCGTGTAAAATCTATTACTCCGCTGTTACCTGTAAACTCCTTGGTGTGTTTATATGAATAAAAAATATTATCATACGAATTTGAAAGTCCTCTTTTCCCTATTGTGGTCTTATTTACAGGATCTATCCCGTAAAATATCTGATCTTCATGGGAAAAAAGACGTCTAAAAGAGTCATCATAGGCCGGAAGATTAAAATCCCCACCTATAAGTATATCTTGTTCATTTTCGTCAATATCCTGAAAATATGTATATACTTTATCTAGAAGATAGGCCTCTGCCCTTCTTTCTCTGATGCTGTCTCCATAGACCACGTGACATAAGACATAGGTAAAATCAAACTCCCCTATTTTAAAATCTGCCCCGTAGGGCTTTCTCATATATTCTCTTTTGCCTTCACTTTCCTTGGAGGATTTATAAAAACCTCTTTTTTTATTCACAAGTTTTACCTTGTCATCCTTCCATATATAGGCATAATATTCTCTGTATCTTTTGCTCCCAACACTATAATCGGATATGAGGTATTTCCACTTTTCACCTGTGGTTTTTTCCAGTTCTGCAGTGAGTTTTTTTACTCCGTCTTTTTTCATTACCTCTTGAAGGCCTATGAGGTCAAATAAAGATAAAAATTCAGATATACTCTTATAGTCCTTGTTTTTATCCCATCCGAGATGAAGGGAGTTAAAACTGGCTATATATGCCTCCTGGGAAAAAACCGAAAATGAAATTAGAAAATATATAAAAACTTTTTTTAAATAATTCATACTTGATTCATCCTTTGACCTTTTAATTAATTATAGCAACTTTGAATAAAAATTGACAGTTATTTTAAGTGAACTATTTTTTATAAGCTGATTTATGAATATATAGCTGTATCGTATATATCTTTAGGCTTATAGGGGCTGACCATTTTTTCTAAAACCTTCTCCCATAAGAGTTTCACCTCGGCTTTTTCAAATTTTTCTATAGAGAGCAATAGCTGTTCTTTATATATAAGCTCATCTTTTGAATTTTTTATCCCTTTTATTATGAGTTCCCTCACTATTTCCTCTTCATCTTGGAGTTCTTCTAGACTATAGTATTTCACAAGAAGTTCATTTTCTATATAATCTTCAAGGTAGATAAGTTTCCTTACAGAGCTCGCTATAAAGTCAATATTTAGATTGTTTGAAAATCTCCCTCTTCTCTCACCCTCAGTAATCAAAAAAGGCAGGAATACATCTTCAAAATGATATTCTTTCACATATTTTGTCAAAATGAAAAAATTCTTAAAAAAACTTCTTCTCTTTACATCCTTCTTTACAAAATCCTGGTCTACTAAATATACACTTCCTATATGTTTAAAAAGTGAGGTGGTCATATCTTTAGAGTGACAGAAATTTACTATCACATCTTCATAAGCCTTGTTTTCTTTCATTTTTAATATAAACTCTTTTGCTTCTAAGAGCCATTTTGAAAACTCTGGAATTTGAAAAAGTTTTTTCACAAAATTATGATCTCTAAAAAGATCCCTTCTGGTAGTCATGTCAAAACTTATTATATATTTATCAAATTTTATATATTTTATGAAGTCATCTATAAAGGCATCTGTAATGTTAAATTCCACCACTTCGTCTTCCTTTAGTTTTACAGTCTCTCTATCCTTTATATGGCCCATTTTCTTTAGCTCTCGAAATAAAAATCCCATAAATAGGTCCTTCATCTGAATCAAATACCCCATCTCCCTCTCACTAAAGGGATATATGCCTTTGAGCATCTCTTCAAAATCTATAAAATCATCTATTCCTATAATCCCATTTTTATTTATTCCCACAGCATTCCAGGTACAGGTATAGGGAACTGTGTATCCTAGTTTGTCTGCCATGACAGCCACAAACTGTGCTATACCTCCTCCAAGAGAGTGTCCTGTTATTGATATATTCTCAATCTCAACTTCATCTGAACCTGCAATTGTTTCATAAACTTCTAGACCATCCTCAAACTGCTTTGGACGTTTCCCCATACCTATAAGGAGATCAGTCTCTATAAAATCTCTGTATGCGTCTTCTACCGGGTAGGTTTCACTACCCCTAAAGGATATGACAAATTTATTTTTCTTTTTAAATGTGACTGCATAAAATCCTGAGGCCTTAGAATAAAAGTTTTTTCCACTTACAGTTCTATTGTCCACATGAAAAATCTCCCATTCCCTTAAAAATTCTCTAAAATAGTCAAATAAAAGATGGTAGTTATTTTTTCTAAGGAGTATCCCTTCGTTGTTTACTATTCTTTCTCTGGATTTTTCATCTCCGAAAAGAAGTTCTTCTAAGGTTTTTCCATAATCCTCTTCTGAGAAATCACCATATGAAAGCATGCTCAGCAATAAAAATTCCATAGCTGTATTCATAGAAACTCCTCCTACATTTTAAGGGTAACCAACAAAAAATAAGTCAGTCCCCCTCCTAAAACTGCACCATAAAGAGTCTCCAACGGAGTATGGATTTTACCCTCTATTCTAGACTGCATAATCATAAGGATAAGAAAAAAGGTGAGGAAAAATACCTTTACATTTTCTGTTATAAAAGACACATTTACCCATATAGAGGCTGCCAAAGCACTATGACCGCTCACCATCCCCCCCTTCAGGGGGCTTCCTTTTTTGTAGTAGGATTTCATCCATATCACTGCCACAGCAACTAAGACTAAAATTATAGAAAAAACATGTTTATGAGAACTTTTTAAAAATTCAAAAGTCTGTCTGAAAATAATATCAAGTTTTTCATCAAATATCACATATCCTACTATCAAAGAGTTCATTGCAGCCACCAAGACGGCTCCTGCAGCCATATCCTTGGCATTTTTAGCAAGGGGATGATAAGATTTACACACTATATCTATAGAGCTTTCAACAGCCGTATTTATAAGTTCTGTTATCCAAACCAAGGAAATAGTTATGGCAAGAATTATCAACTCAGATTTTGTAACACCGTAAATAACAGAAAGGATTATCACCACAAAAGTAGCCCATACGTGAAATCTCATATGTTTTTCTGTTTTAATCGCCTCTACTACACCCTCTATAGCAAAATTAAAACTTTCCCTTATATTATGCGTCTCCTTTTTATCAGGCATAAAACCACCCCTTAGTCTCTAGTGTATCCATGTTTTTTAAGAATCTCTTCCTCTTTCTCCCTCATGATATCCTTGTCTTCATCCTCTATGTGATCATATCCCAAGAGATGAAGGACTCCGTGAGTCAGAACATAATAAAATTCCCTCTGAAAATTATGTCCATAATCTTTTGCCTGCTCCTCTACTCTTTCTAAGGATATGACTATATCACCTAAAGTGTCATAGGGCCCCACTTCAAACTCTGTCTCATGGTAGGCAAATGATATTACGTCAGTAGGAGAGTCTTTTCCTCTATAATCCCTATTCACAATTTGTATGTTCTCGTTATCAGTGAGAAGAATAGATACATACACAGGTTTTTTTGCTTCTGGATATTCCTCTTCTAGCACACCCTTTATATACTCCTCTATACTACTTATATCTATCTTTTCTTCATACCCTTCTGTTTCATTTCCAATTTCAAGTACTAATTCCATTTATTCCTTCCTTTCAGCCTAATTTTTTTATATCTGAATTATACCAAATTTTCTACAAAAAACTTTCCATATCAAAAAAAATTTAAGAAAGATGGGATCTGATCCCATCTTTCTACTTTTGACCTGGATATTTTATCCTCACATGATGGATACCCATAAGCACCTTTGTAAAGGTCTTTATGATAATTTCTATCTCTTTAAAGGTTAGATTCGCCTCAGAAAGCTGGTTATCCTCTATCTTGCTACTCAATATTTTTCTTATCATTTTTTCTATGGTTATAGGGGTTTTGTCGTCTAGGGATCTCACTGCCGCCTCTATAGAATCTGCCAACATTATTATAGCCGATTCCTTTGTTCTAGGCTTAGGCCCAGAATATCTAAAGTCCTCCTCTTGCACAGTGGGATTTCCTTTTTTTGCTTTGTTGTAAAAATAAGCCAGTAGGGTAGTTCCCTGA
Encoded proteins:
- the yfcE gene encoding phosphodiesterase, encoding MKLFVISDIHGSLEYLEKALEAYESEKADMILILGDILYHGPRNPIPDSYDPQSVSKLLNTLKNKIIAVRGNCDSEVDQMLLEFPIMSDFSNIFWNNRRIFATHGHIYNMKNIPNISHGDILIHGHTHVPTAEIQNDIFILNPGSITFPKENHPKSYGIFEGNSFKVISFDKKIIKELIF
- a CDS encoding thiamine diphosphokinase, coding for MSRAIVFFNGELSEEEKFYKEFIKKDDDIYCADGGAMHTYRLSKIPIEIMGDMDSVSKDVLRYYENNGTIIKKFSRDKDFTDGELILEYLDSKNYDEVIVFAAMGGRTDHTLTNLNLIFKYKKIRFISEKEEIFAIDRHFKFENKRGNEVSFIPFSDEVSELTLKGFKFPLNRYNLKRGSSICMSNLIVENIAEVNFENGTLLCIVQK
- a CDS encoding endonuclease/exonuclease/phosphatase family protein, which produces MNYLKKVFIYFLISFSVFSQEAYIASFNSLHLGWDKNKDYKSISEFLSLFDLIGLQEVMKKDGVKKLTAELEKTTGEKWKYLISDYSVGSKRYREYYAYIWKDDKVKLVNKKRGFYKSSKESEGKREYMRKPYGADFKIGEFDFTYVLCHVVYGDSIRERRAEAYLLDKVYTYFQDIDENEQDILIGGDFNLPAYDDSFRRLFSHEDQIFYGIDPVNKTTIGKRGLSNSYDNIFYSYKHTKEFTGNSGVIDFTRGNYSEVRKSISDHLPVFIEVDTTEDDD
- a CDS encoding diacylglycerol kinase: MPDKKETHNIRESFNFAIEGVVEAIKTEKHMRFHVWATFVVIILSVIYGVTKSELIILAITISLVWITELINTAVESSIDIVCKSYHPLAKNAKDMAAGAVLVAAMNSLIVGYVIFDEKLDIIFRQTFEFLKSSHKHVFSIILVLVAVAVIWMKSYYKKGSPLKGGMVSGHSALAASIWVNVSFITENVKVFFLTFFLILMIMQSRIEGKIHTPLETLYGAVLGGGLTYFLLVTLKM
- the ybeY gene encoding rRNA maturation RNase YbeY: MELVLEIGNETEGYEEKIDISSIEEYIKGVLEEEYPEAKKPVYVSILLTDNENIQIVNRDYRGKDSPTDVISFAYHETEFEVGPYDTLGDIVISLERVEEQAKDYGHNFQREFYYVLTHGVLHLLGYDHIEDEDKDIMREKEEEILKKHGYTRD